A region of the Carya illinoinensis cultivar Pawnee chromosome 16, C.illinoinensisPawnee_v1, whole genome shotgun sequence genome:
AAATCCATGCCCACCTCTCCTAAACCCTCCGGCTAAAACGAAATTTGGAAGGTGCTAGTTAGGCTGAGGGAAATGGCCAGTACCGGAGCAGCCGCCGAGGGAATATTCAGATGTCTGTACGAGAGTTGCATTTCAAGCTGCGACACCTGGATTGAGCGACGGCCTTACCATCGGAATTGCACCTGTGCACTCCACAAGCCACGTAGTGGCAGCTCCCATGTTGTATCGAATAATATGTGCAGAAAGAACGTGTCTTACCCCATGAGGAGGTCCTGGAGTGAGGGCTCCCTTGCCTTGCACGCTGCAGCTTCTTCAAACTATTCATcgccttcttcttcatcattaCTTGTGGTTGGGGCTGCTGCAGCGAGGGGGCCACAGTCGTCGAGTTTGTTTGTTCAAGATGAGGAGGATGATGATCAGTATGGTTTGTTCAGGATTTaaatccttcttcttttttatcagTACCAATTCATCCATTTCTTTGAATAATTGTTGGGTTAAGATCagtgaattatatatatacacatgaagACTGAtcgataattaattaattaggtggTTGTGATCAT
Encoded here:
- the LOC122299901 gene encoding uncharacterized protein LOC122299901, coding for MASTGAAAEGIFRCLYESCISSCDTWIERRPYHRNCTCALHKPRSGSSHVVSNNMCRKNVSYPMRRSWSEGSLALHAAASSNYSSPSSSSLLVVGAAAARGPQSSSLFVQDEEDDDQYGLFRI